The Tautonia marina genome has a window encoding:
- a CDS encoding efflux RND transporter permease subunit — protein MTLNGLPEFAIRRPTIVVVVVLMTVVWGVVSFLTMPRREDPEFTIKVCVVSTTWPGAPAETVEELITDPLEEAIDSLEEVHLIRSTTTNGRSTIFVEIEERIPGDRIDDLWDKVRARVAEVPMPEPGIRAVVNDQFGDTSVILFAVHQVPMPGAETIAPELAYAPRQLDLFSEQVRDALRLLPGVATVDRFGVQQETIFIETDAGTWSRLGLTSTQLASLLRERNIEAPGGTIDTDDGRFFVKPGGAFDAVREIETMAIDLPGSEGTTRNLTLRDLGLEVRRGYVDPPTLLCRYGDPERSTPAVIVAVTMKSGANILDLCDASRAKVRELTEVSGLLPPDIGVSIVSDQSVSVRGRIQGVIVNIISAIVIVVAVVYLVVGFRTAAVMAANIPFVVLASLGIITLFEVQLEQMSLASMIIALGLLVDNAVQVCDQARSNQEAGMAPNEAAVRGAQLLAVPMLNGTLTTIAAFVPMLIAIEGANREFIYGLPVTLSVMLGVSWVLAMTLCVILAAAFIRVPSDPTRPSAPIPWLAVRIFGRRGGSQGPGLFVRSYEAVARLALRFKGATLAGVLGLLVLASRLPVAAEFFPIAERDQFAVQVWLPESATIEQTAQIAGEVEELIRRLSPIEGSDGETVERLDGFRTLIGGGGSRWYLSWEPEPTKAYYAEILVRTTDGRLTHDYVEDLRRAAEHGHDGLGLAPIVGARVVPIELSLGPPADPVVLRVSGDGFADMDRLRATIDRVKAIVEARPETWAVRDSWGVEGYQLRVDVDDDRARRSGVAHAQVAETLDAYYSGRPLTTFREGDHQVPVAFRLRPEGRQSLAGIDRAFVEGGSGKVPLSAVAEVAATWEPASIDRRDLNRTIEVRARVVPGVSGNDLTQEIFDSKAMEQLRADLPIGFRVEVGGALEESIEAQAMMLNSFGLSFVAIVLLLIAQFDSVSKAMIIIGTLPLAMIGALFGLWVTDNALGFMPQLGILALFGIVLNAGIIFMEFAEIVVRERAEQATGDGPIGGLSVEAFRAALIEAGRRRLMPIFLTTATTVGGLIPLALDGGPLWEGMAWLMVFGLIVATFLTLIVIPCLFALAVERFRLRPTLGEVNRPSMGE, from the coding sequence ATGACCCTGAACGGGCTTCCCGAGTTTGCCATCCGTCGACCGACGATCGTGGTGGTGGTCGTCTTGATGACCGTCGTCTGGGGGGTCGTCAGCTTCCTGACGATGCCAAGGCGCGAGGACCCCGAGTTCACGATCAAGGTCTGCGTCGTCTCGACGACCTGGCCCGGAGCCCCGGCCGAGACGGTCGAGGAGTTGATTACCGACCCCCTGGAGGAGGCGATCGACAGCCTCGAAGAAGTTCATCTGATTCGATCGACGACCACCAACGGCCGCTCAACGATCTTTGTCGAGATCGAGGAGCGGATTCCCGGCGACCGGATCGACGACCTCTGGGACAAGGTCCGCGCCCGGGTGGCCGAGGTTCCGATGCCCGAACCGGGGATTCGGGCCGTCGTGAACGACCAGTTCGGTGATACGAGTGTGATTCTGTTTGCGGTCCATCAGGTGCCGATGCCTGGAGCCGAGACGATTGCGCCGGAGCTGGCCTACGCGCCGAGGCAGCTCGACCTGTTCTCCGAGCAGGTCCGAGACGCCCTGCGGTTGCTGCCGGGGGTGGCGACGGTCGATCGCTTCGGCGTGCAACAGGAAACGATCTTCATCGAGACGGACGCCGGCACCTGGTCTCGGCTCGGCCTGACCTCAACGCAACTGGCCAGCTTGCTCCGGGAGCGGAACATCGAGGCCCCCGGCGGGACGATCGACACCGATGACGGCCGCTTCTTCGTCAAGCCCGGCGGCGCGTTCGACGCCGTCCGGGAGATCGAGACGATGGCCATCGACCTGCCCGGATCGGAGGGAACGACCCGAAACCTGACCCTGCGGGACCTCGGTTTGGAGGTGCGCCGGGGTTATGTCGATCCGCCGACCTTGCTCTGCCGGTACGGCGATCCCGAGCGATCGACCCCGGCGGTCATTGTGGCCGTGACGATGAAGTCGGGGGCGAACATTCTCGACCTCTGCGACGCGAGCCGAGCGAAGGTCCGGGAGCTGACCGAGGTGTCGGGCCTCCTGCCGCCCGACATCGGGGTTTCGATCGTCTCGGACCAGTCGGTAAGCGTTCGAGGGCGGATTCAAGGGGTGATCGTCAACATCATCAGCGCGATCGTGATCGTGGTGGCGGTGGTGTATCTGGTCGTCGGGTTCCGGACGGCGGCGGTGATGGCGGCGAACATTCCGTTCGTGGTGCTGGCGTCCTTGGGGATCATCACCCTGTTCGAGGTGCAACTGGAGCAGATGTCCCTGGCGTCGATGATCATTGCGCTGGGCCTGTTGGTGGACAACGCGGTGCAGGTCTGCGACCAGGCCCGATCGAATCAAGAGGCCGGGATGGCTCCGAACGAGGCAGCGGTCCGCGGGGCGCAGTTGCTGGCCGTGCCGATGCTCAACGGCACCTTGACGACGATCGCCGCCTTCGTGCCGATGCTCATCGCCATCGAAGGGGCCAATCGTGAATTTATCTACGGCCTACCGGTCACGCTCTCGGTGATGCTCGGGGTCAGCTGGGTCCTGGCGATGACCCTTTGCGTGATCCTGGCGGCGGCCTTTATCCGGGTACCGAGCGACCCGACGAGGCCCTCGGCGCCGATTCCCTGGCTCGCCGTTCGGATCTTCGGGCGTCGCGGAGGATCGCAGGGGCCGGGGCTGTTCGTCCGATCGTATGAAGCTGTTGCCCGGCTCGCCCTGCGGTTCAAAGGGGCGACGTTAGCGGGGGTGCTCGGCTTGCTGGTGCTGGCGAGCCGGTTGCCGGTGGCCGCCGAGTTCTTCCCGATCGCCGAACGCGACCAGTTCGCCGTGCAGGTCTGGCTCCCGGAATCGGCCACGATCGAGCAGACGGCGCAAATCGCCGGGGAGGTCGAGGAATTGATCCGGCGGTTGAGTCCGATCGAGGGCTCGGACGGGGAGACGGTCGAGCGGCTGGACGGCTTTCGGACCCTCATCGGCGGTGGCGGCTCGCGATGGTATCTGTCGTGGGAGCCCGAGCCGACCAAGGCGTATTACGCCGAGATCCTCGTCCGGACGACCGATGGCCGCCTGACGCACGACTATGTCGAGGACCTGCGGAGGGCCGCCGAGCACGGTCACGACGGGCTGGGCCTCGCCCCGATCGTCGGCGCCCGGGTGGTTCCGATCGAGCTGTCCCTCGGTCCGCCGGCCGATCCGGTCGTCTTGCGGGTCAGCGGCGACGGCTTCGCGGACATGGACCGTTTGCGAGCAACGATTGATCGGGTCAAGGCGATCGTCGAGGCCAGGCCCGAGACCTGGGCCGTGCGGGACTCGTGGGGGGTCGAAGGCTATCAGCTTCGGGTGGACGTGGACGACGACCGCGCCCGACGCTCCGGGGTGGCTCATGCTCAGGTGGCCGAGACGCTCGACGCCTACTACTCGGGCCGACCGCTGACGACCTTCCGCGAGGGGGACCATCAGGTTCCGGTCGCCTTCCGCCTGAGGCCCGAAGGCCGGCAATCCCTGGCCGGGATCGACCGGGCGTTTGTCGAAGGGGGATCGGGCAAGGTGCCGCTCTCGGCGGTGGCCGAGGTGGCGGCGACCTGGGAACCGGCGAGCATCGACCGCCGCGACCTGAACCGGACCATCGAGGTGCGTGCTCGGGTCGTCCCGGGGGTTTCGGGGAACGATCTGACGCAGGAGATCTTTGATTCGAAAGCGATGGAGCAGCTTCGGGCCGACCTGCCGATCGGGTTTCGGGTGGAGGTCGGCGGCGCCCTGGAGGAGTCGATCGAGGCACAGGCGATGATGCTCAACTCGTTCGGCCTGTCGTTCGTGGCGATCGTGTTGCTTTTGATCGCGCAGTTCGACAGCGTCTCGAAGGCGATGATCATCATCGGCACCTTGCCCCTGGCGATGATCGGCGCGCTCTTCGGGCTCTGGGTGACGGACAACGCGCTGGGCTTCATGCCACAACTGGGCATCCTGGCGTTGTTCGGCATCGTGCTGAACGCGGGGATCATTTTCATGGAGTTTGCCGAGATCGTCGTGCGGGAGCGGGCCGAACAGGCGACCGGCGACGGGCCGATTGGCGGGCTGTCGGTCGAGGCGTTCCGCGCAGCCCTCATCGAGGCTGGACGACGGCGCCTCATGCCAATCTTCCTCACGACGGCGACAACCGTCGGCGGCCTGATTCCGCTGGCCCTCGATGGCGGTCCGCTCTGGGAGGGGATGGCCTGGCTGATGGTCTTCGGCCTGATCGTGGCCACCTTCCTGACCTTGATCGTGATTCCTTGCCTGTTCGCCCTGGCCGTTGAGCGGTTCCGGCTCCGCCCGACCCTAGGCGAGGTAAACCGGCCCTCGATGGGGGAATGA
- the nusG gene encoding transcription termination/antitermination protein NusG produces MPILPAEPQLFPPDLLDRPMPPSASEPSSEEEDDPDTPRWWCLHTKPRQEKAIARDFQKHQLAHYLPQVVNESRTPAGRKIRSVVPLFPSYLFFWGDEHQRLQVFRGDRLVSVLKVKDQQELHEDLRQVHRMLSSGLPVVPEPQFPIGSWVRITSGKLAGMIGKVEKRGNRDHFIAIVRMLGKGVSVELEPWQVEAVPPESNDS; encoded by the coding sequence ATGCCGATCCTGCCCGCAGAACCGCAGCTCTTTCCCCCCGACCTGCTCGATCGGCCGATGCCTCCGTCGGCCTCGGAACCGTCTTCCGAGGAGGAAGACGACCCCGACACGCCGCGCTGGTGGTGCCTGCACACCAAACCCAGGCAGGAAAAAGCGATCGCCCGGGACTTTCAAAAGCATCAACTGGCTCATTATCTTCCGCAGGTGGTCAACGAGAGTCGAACCCCCGCCGGCCGGAAGATCCGGTCGGTCGTCCCCTTGTTCCCCAGTTACCTCTTCTTCTGGGGAGACGAGCACCAGCGGCTCCAGGTCTTCCGCGGCGACCGGCTGGTCTCGGTCCTGAAGGTCAAGGATCAACAGGAGTTGCACGAGGACCTGCGCCAGGTCCATCGGATGCTCTCCTCAGGTTTGCCGGTCGTTCCCGAACCGCAGTTTCCGATCGGCAGCTGGGTCCGGATCACGAGCGGGAAGCTGGCCGGGATGATCGGCAAGGTGGAGAAACGAGGCAACCGCGACCACTTCATCGCCATCGTCCGGATGCTGGGCAAGGGGGTTTCGGTCGAGCTGGAACCGTGGCAGGTCGAGGCCGTGCCGCCGGAGTCCAACGACTCGTGA
- a CDS encoding cryptochrome/photolyase family protein, with product MADRVSVWILADQLRTDHPALRTAIEQGGQGQVRVVLVESQAWERRLPFHRKRQVLHRSAGRHVAEGLKEQGVAVEVIAAKTSKDGLARHLKRHRSARLLTMAAADHGPRAWQLGTMAEDLGIEVEVLPNSMFLVGRYNPIPDPEPGRRYVMETFYRGMRKHFGLLIEPDGKPTSGRWNLDAENRKRLPKRMAIPPVPRFEPDAITRSVMKEVEDEGFGVGSVEGFALPVTHDEAQAAFDDFLRHRLESFGPYEDAMSRTEGVLFHSLLSPQMNLGLLDPLAMAQAVEAEYRAGRVPLNSAEGFIRQVIGWREFMLWQYHRQMPALRQANSWKAERPLPRFFWDGQTELACLHAVIGRLIDSGYTHHIERLMILCNFATLAGINPEAVADWFLTFYVDSHDWVVLPNVIGMGLNADDGLTATKPYIASASYINRMSDFCGDCSYRPDRRLGPEACPFNALYWNFLIAHEATLRANPRLGPAVLGLKRVDDAERDRIQAQASEFLGSLEPYASDHGEAAR from the coding sequence ATGGCGGATCGGGTGAGTGTCTGGATTCTGGCCGATCAACTGAGGACCGATCACCCGGCGCTGCGGACGGCGATCGAGCAGGGGGGGCAAGGGCAGGTCCGGGTGGTGCTGGTCGAGAGCCAGGCGTGGGAGCGGCGATTGCCGTTTCATCGCAAGCGGCAGGTGTTGCATCGGAGCGCCGGCCGGCACGTCGCGGAGGGCTTGAAGGAGCAGGGGGTTGCGGTCGAGGTCATCGCCGCGAAGACCAGCAAGGACGGGCTGGCCCGGCACCTGAAGCGGCATCGGTCGGCGCGACTGCTCACGATGGCCGCGGCCGATCATGGGCCAAGGGCCTGGCAACTCGGCACGATGGCCGAGGATCTGGGGATCGAGGTCGAGGTCCTGCCGAACTCGATGTTCCTCGTCGGCCGGTATAACCCGATCCCCGATCCCGAGCCGGGCCGCCGCTATGTGATGGAGACCTTCTACCGAGGCATGCGGAAGCACTTCGGGCTCCTGATCGAACCCGACGGCAAGCCGACCTCGGGCCGGTGGAACCTCGACGCCGAAAACCGCAAGCGCTTGCCGAAACGGATGGCCATTCCTCCGGTCCCCCGGTTCGAGCCGGACGCGATCACCCGATCAGTGATGAAGGAGGTGGAGGACGAGGGCTTTGGCGTGGGATCGGTCGAGGGGTTTGCCTTGCCGGTCACGCACGACGAGGCCCAGGCGGCGTTCGACGACTTCCTCCGGCATCGCCTGGAGTCGTTCGGCCCGTATGAAGATGCCATGAGCCGCACTGAGGGGGTCCTGTTCCACTCGTTGCTCTCGCCGCAGATGAACCTTGGCCTGCTCGATCCACTGGCGATGGCCCAGGCGGTTGAGGCCGAGTACCGCGCCGGTCGCGTCCCGTTGAACTCGGCCGAGGGTTTCATCCGCCAGGTCATCGGCTGGCGCGAATTCATGCTCTGGCAATACCATCGCCAGATGCCCGCGCTGCGTCAGGCCAATTCCTGGAAGGCCGAGCGTCCGCTCCCCCGGTTCTTCTGGGACGGCCAGACCGAACTGGCCTGTTTGCACGCCGTGATCGGCCGGTTGATCGATTCCGGCTACACGCACCACATCGAGCGTCTGATGATCCTCTGCAACTTCGCCACTCTGGCGGGGATCAACCCCGAGGCCGTGGCCGACTGGTTCCTCACCTTCTACGTCGATTCGCACGACTGGGTCGTCCTGCCGAACGTCATCGGCATGGGTCTGAACGCTGATGACGGCCTGACGGCCACCAAGCCGTACATCGCCTCGGCCTCGTACATCAACCGCATGAGCGACTTCTGCGGCGATTGCTCATACCGCCCCGATCGCCGGCTCGGTCCCGAGGCCTGCCCGTTCAACGCCCTTTACTGGAACTTCCTCATCGCGCACGAAGCCACGCTTCGGGCGAACCCTCGGCTCGGCCCGGCCGTGCTCGGCTTGAAGCGCGTGGACGACGCGGAACGCGATCGCATCCAGGCTCAGGCGAGCGAATTCCTGGGATCGCTTGAGCCGTACGCCTCCGATCACGGTGAAGCGGCCCGTTGA
- a CDS encoding DUF1501 domain-containing protein: MPRQRRPFAIAPTRRDVLFGLGAGLGSVALSAMLAGDRARASASAAPDAPLAVKPPHHAPRAKACIVLLMEGGPSHIDTFDPKPKLHDLHLAEFVRSGEEQSAMSSGTRYYVESPFAFRKAGACGADMATDWEHLAGVADEICFYRGLQAESVNHPTALSHINTGNRFGGDPAVGSWVTYGLGSENQDLPGFVVLPQLSDPQGGPAHWGNGFLPAAYQGTPLRAEGSPILDLSPPEGITPEHQRANLDLLAALNQSHLEQAFPADRDELAARVASYELAFRMQATVPDLLDLAGEDPKTLDLYGVGRPETDDFGRKCLMARRLVERGVRFVQLYHGTWDSHDDIARAHRSLIRGVDRPIAALVTDLKRRGLLDETLLLWCGEFGRSPDNGVRGGVAYGRDHNARAMPVWLAGGGVKAGATVGATDELGAEAVACVHPIRDLHVTLLHLLGLDDNALTYAHAGRFKQLSQFGGAVIRDVIA; the protein is encoded by the coding sequence ATGCCCCGCCAACGCCGCCCCTTCGCGATCGCCCCGACCCGTCGCGACGTGCTCTTCGGCCTCGGCGCGGGCCTGGGCAGCGTTGCGCTCTCCGCGATGCTGGCCGGTGACCGCGCCCGGGCCAGCGCGTCTGCGGCCCCCGACGCTCCGCTGGCCGTGAAGCCCCCCCATCACGCGCCGAGGGCGAAGGCCTGCATCGTGCTCTTGATGGAGGGGGGGCCGAGCCACATCGACACGTTCGACCCCAAGCCGAAGCTGCACGACCTGCACCTTGCGGAGTTCGTCCGATCCGGCGAGGAGCAGTCGGCCATGTCCTCCGGGACGCGGTACTACGTCGAGAGCCCCTTCGCATTCCGTAAGGCCGGCGCCTGCGGTGCCGACATGGCGACCGACTGGGAGCACCTGGCCGGCGTGGCCGACGAGATCTGCTTCTACCGGGGGCTCCAGGCCGAGTCGGTCAACCATCCGACGGCGCTTTCTCACATCAACACGGGCAACCGGTTCGGCGGCGACCCGGCCGTCGGCTCGTGGGTGACCTACGGGCTGGGCAGCGAGAACCAGGACCTGCCCGGGTTCGTCGTCCTGCCGCAGCTGTCTGACCCCCAGGGCGGCCCGGCCCACTGGGGCAACGGCTTCCTGCCCGCCGCCTACCAGGGGACCCCGCTCCGGGCCGAAGGGTCGCCGATCCTCGACCTGAGCCCTCCCGAAGGAATCACCCCCGAGCACCAGCGGGCGAACCTCGATTTGCTCGCCGCGCTCAACCAGTCCCACCTGGAGCAGGCCTTTCCCGCCGACCGCGACGAACTCGCCGCCCGGGTCGCCAGCTACGAGCTGGCCTTCCGGATGCAGGCGACGGTGCCCGATCTGCTCGATCTTGCGGGCGAGGATCCGAAAACGCTCGACCTCTACGGCGTCGGCCGGCCCGAGACCGACGACTTCGGCCGGAAGTGCCTGATGGCCCGCCGCCTGGTGGAGCGCGGCGTGCGGTTCGTCCAGCTGTACCACGGCACCTGGGACAGCCACGACGACATCGCCCGGGCCCACCGAAGCCTGATCCGAGGCGTTGATCGGCCCATCGCCGCCCTCGTCACCGATCTGAAACGGCGCGGCCTGCTCGACGAGACGCTCCTGCTCTGGTGCGGCGAGTTCGGCCGCAGCCCCGACAACGGTGTGCGGGGCGGCGTCGCCTACGGCCGCGACCACAACGCCCGGGCGATGCCCGTCTGGCTCGCCGGCGGCGGGGTGAAGGCCGGCGCCACCGTCGGCGCCACCGACGAGCTGGGGGCCGAGGCCGTGGCCTGCGTCCACCCGATCCGCGACCTCCACGTCACCTTGCTGCACCTGCTCGGACTCGACGACAACGCCCTGACCTACGCCCACGCCGGGCGCTTCAAGCAGCTCTCGCAGTTCGGCGGTGCGGTCATCCGGGACGTGATCGCCTGA
- a CDS encoding PSD1 and planctomycete cytochrome C domain-containing protein, with amino-acid sequence MSVRSLVPAGCVLLLVCLLRPGVPAWGDEAEGDRLFALHVRPLLAAKCFACHGDDPETIQGGLDLTRRQGMLDGGDLHGPAIEPGDAEASPLFWAVTRAEPGLEMPPKETDALTESQIGFIRAWIDAGAPWPDDPRIAAIVAAEAEGVVVPTRGGLSEDWTARRYAPEDLWAYRPVRRPEVPESRTAATPIDAFLDARLDAAGLAPAPRASRRALIRRASFDLLGLPPAPERIDAFVNDPRGDREAFAALVDELLASPHYGERWGRHWLDVARYADTAGFANDYERPNAWRYRDYVVRAFNDDKPFDQFVREQVAGDELDEDDPEALIATGFLRMGPWEQTGMSVAKVTRQQFLDDVTDLVGQAFLAHPLQCARCHDHKFDPIPTRDYYAIQAVFATTQFADREAPFLPEENTQAGVDGRRYLDERIARYEAILRDLQAKAEAAARSWYAERGLDDAPRTVKFQQGVPADQVVPKNYGLTAEDLGLERIARKSLERHRWERDRSRPVAFSVYSGATRSLRNVSAPIALPDDPLHGGTVERTAILAGGDVFAPTEPVTPGVLSCVPVIEDSTSAPPSAEIPDTVAGRRRAFADWLVRPENPLTARVMVNRIWQGHFGRGIVASANNFGTQGETPTHPELLDWLAAEFVRSGWSIKAMHRLIMTSDVYARSARHPDPDSLAAQDPKGLLLARFHPRRLTAEEIRDAMLAASGELNPALGGVPVRPDMNREAALQPRQVMGTYAPAYQPSPRPEDRNRRTLYAMVVRGQRDPFLTVFNQPSPEEPCERRSSSTVPTQALTLFNSAESFDRALATAARVQGETNRREDAVRRAFLLITGAEPDAEALRACLDHWQAMTERHRVVAITPKALPTTVSRRAVDENTGEPFTFTEELESVRDYVPDLQPSDVDPETRALADVCLVLLNANAFLYVE; translated from the coding sequence GAGGCCAGCCCGCTCTTCTGGGCCGTCACCCGCGCCGAGCCCGGCCTGGAGATGCCCCCCAAGGAGACCGACGCCCTGACCGAGTCGCAAATCGGGTTCATCCGGGCCTGGATCGACGCCGGGGCCCCCTGGCCGGACGACCCCCGGATCGCCGCGATCGTCGCCGCCGAGGCCGAGGGGGTGGTGGTCCCGACCCGCGGCGGGCTCTCCGAGGACTGGACCGCTCGCCGCTACGCCCCCGAGGATCTCTGGGCCTATCGCCCCGTGAGGCGCCCCGAGGTCCCCGAGTCCCGTACGGCGGCGACCCCGATCGACGCTTTTCTCGACGCCAGGCTCGACGCCGCCGGGCTCGCGCCCGCCCCCCGGGCCAGTCGCCGCGCATTGATCCGGCGGGCGTCGTTCGATTTGCTTGGTCTGCCCCCGGCCCCGGAACGGATCGACGCCTTCGTGAACGATCCCCGGGGGGACCGGGAGGCGTTTGCGGCCCTGGTCGACGAACTGCTCGCCTCTCCGCACTACGGCGAGCGCTGGGGCCGCCACTGGCTCGACGTGGCCCGCTACGCCGACACCGCCGGGTTCGCCAACGACTACGAGCGGCCGAACGCCTGGCGCTACCGGGACTACGTCGTCCGGGCATTCAACGACGACAAACCCTTCGATCAGTTCGTCCGGGAGCAAGTCGCCGGTGATGAGCTGGATGAGGACGATCCCGAGGCCCTCATCGCCACCGGCTTCCTGAGGATGGGCCCCTGGGAACAGACGGGGATGAGCGTGGCGAAGGTCACGCGCCAGCAGTTCCTCGACGACGTGACCGACCTCGTCGGGCAGGCCTTCCTCGCCCACCCGCTCCAGTGCGCCCGCTGCCACGACCACAAGTTCGACCCGATCCCGACCCGCGACTACTACGCCATCCAGGCCGTCTTCGCCACCACCCAGTTCGCCGACCGGGAGGCCCCGTTTCTCCCCGAGGAGAACACCCAGGCCGGCGTCGACGGCCGACGCTACCTCGACGAACGCATCGCCCGGTACGAGGCGATCCTCCGCGATTTGCAGGCGAAGGCCGAGGCCGCCGCCCGCTCCTGGTACGCCGAGCGCGGGCTCGATGATGCCCCCCGAACCGTCAAGTTCCAGCAAGGCGTGCCCGCCGACCAGGTCGTCCCGAAGAATTACGGCCTGACGGCCGAGGACCTCGGCCTGGAGCGGATCGCCCGCAAATCGCTGGAACGGCACCGTTGGGAGCGAGATCGCTCTCGCCCGGTCGCCTTCTCGGTCTACTCGGGCGCCACCCGGTCGCTGCGGAACGTCTCGGCGCCGATTGCCCTGCCCGATGACCCCCTGCACGGCGGCACGGTCGAGCGGACGGCCATCCTGGCCGGGGGGGACGTCTTCGCGCCCACCGAACCAGTCACGCCGGGTGTGTTGAGTTGCGTCCCCGTGATCGAGGACTCGACCTCCGCGCCGCCGTCGGCCGAGATTCCCGACACGGTCGCCGGCCGCCGCCGGGCCTTCGCCGACTGGCTGGTCCGCCCGGAGAACCCGCTCACCGCTCGGGTGATGGTCAACCGCATCTGGCAGGGGCACTTCGGCCGGGGGATCGTCGCCTCGGCGAACAACTTCGGCACCCAGGGGGAAACGCCGACCCACCCGGAGCTGCTCGACTGGCTCGCCGCCGAGTTCGTCCGGTCCGGCTGGTCGATCAAGGCGATGCATCGGCTCATCATGACCAGTGACGTCTATGCCCGATCAGCACGCCACCCCGATCCCGACAGCTTGGCCGCGCAGGACCCGAAGGGCCTGCTCCTCGCCCGCTTCCACCCGAGGCGCCTGACGGCCGAGGAGATCCGAGACGCGATGCTCGCTGCCTCCGGCGAGCTGAACCCGGCGCTCGGCGGTGTCCCCGTCCGGCCCGACATGAACCGGGAGGCGGCGCTCCAGCCCCGGCAGGTGATGGGCACCTATGCCCCGGCGTACCAGCCGTCGCCCCGTCCCGAGGATCGTAACCGACGGACCCTCTACGCCATGGTCGTTCGCGGCCAGCGCGACCCCTTCCTCACCGTCTTCAACCAGCCGAGCCCCGAGGAACCCTGTGAACGCCGGTCCTCGTCCACCGTCCCTACTCAGGCGCTGACGCTGTTCAATAGTGCCGAGTCGTTCGATCGGGCGCTGGCGACTGCGGCCCGGGTCCAGGGGGAGACGAACCGCCGTGAGGACGCTGTCCGGCGGGCCTTCCTCCTGATCACTGGCGCCGAACCCGACGCCGAGGCGCTCCGGGCCTGCCTCGACCACTGGCAGGCCATGACCGAACGGCATCGCGTGGTTGCGATCACACCGAAGGCGCTGCCGACGACCGTCTCCCGACGGGCCGTCGACGAGAACACGGGGGAACCGTTCACCTTCACCGAGGAGTTGGAGTCGGTCCGCGACTACGTGCCCGATCTGCAACCCTCCGACGTGGACCCCGAGACCCGGGCCCTGGCCGACGTCTGCCTCGTGCTGCTCAACGCCAACGCCTTTTTGTACGTCGAATAA